The following are encoded in a window of Oncorhynchus keta strain PuntledgeMale-10-30-2019 chromosome 10, Oket_V2, whole genome shotgun sequence genomic DNA:
- the LOC118374405 gene encoding TAF5-like RNA polymerase II p300/CBP-associated factor-associated factor 65 kDa subunit 5L isoform X1, with the protein MKRVRTEQIQYTVAQYLKRRQYVDTESSLKGTKLSQSAEEMAANLTVQTESGCANIVSAAPCQADPQQYETQFSRLRNFLSEAVLPWGQEVSGVLYPLFVYLHLDMVRCSLKGAVDGFYSRFHSLFLGDAEQRSTVEQLRHVLTQQDVTANPKLLALLDHKYVVNLTEPAYSYLLRYLQSEDNSTLCRALSTHIQVEVTSSPRTDYQLYGTTGAGATGATTTAPNSTSSWSGADGPERGEAAGVEVPTGIPQSEAALEALQDCIKKVREGPPSLTTVCFYAFQHTEQLLNTAEVSADSKLLAAGFDSSAVKLWSLRARKLKARPHRTDVSHIRLACDVLEEEADEGDGSGSEIKTLRGHSGPVFRTAFLTDSSGLLSCSEDTSIRYWDLGSFTNTALYQGHAYPVWDVDVSPCSLYFASGSHDRTARLWTFSRTYPLRLYAGHLADVDCVKFHPNSNYLATGSTDKTVRLWSTQQGASVRLFTGHRGPVLSVAFAPNGKYLASAGEDQRVKLWDLASGALVKDLRGHTDSVTSLSFSPDSSLVASSSMDNSVRVWDIRNSHSTTHADGSSSELVGVYTGNTSNVLNVQFMACNLLLVTGTAQEKHGQ; encoded by the exons ATGAAGCGGGTACGCACGGAGCAGATCCAGTACACTGTAGCTCAGTACCTGAAGCGGAGGCAGTATGTGGACACTGAAAGTTCCCTGAAGGGGACTAAACTGTCCCAGTCCGCAGAGGAGATGGCTGCCAACCTCACAG TGCAGACAGAGTCGGGGTGTGCAAACATTGTCTCTGCTGCGCCTTGCCAAGCTGACCCTCAACAGTACGAGACCCAATTTTCCAGACTTCGCAATTTTCTTTCAG AAGCGGTGTTGCCATGGGGCCAGGAGGTGAGCGGCGTCCTGTACCCACTCTTCGTTTACCTCCACCTGGACATGGTACGCTGCAGCCTGAAGGGGGCGGTGGATGGCTTCTACAGCCGCTTCCACAGCCTCTTCCTGGGGGACGCCGAGCAGCGCTCCACCGTGGAGCAGCTTCGCCATGTCCTCACCCAGCAGGATGTCACCGCCAACCCCAAGCTCCTGGCCTTACTCGACCACAAGTACGTGGTGAACCTGACGGAGCCTGCCTACAGTTACCTGTTACGCTACCTGCAGAGCGAAGACAACAGTACCCTCTGCAGGGCCCTCAGCACCCACATCCAGGTAGAGGTCACCTCCTCACCACGCACCGACTACCAGCTGTACGGGACGACGGGTGCGGGAGCTACCGGGGCCACCACCACGGCCCCCAACTCTACCTCCTCGTGGTCGGGTGCGGATGGCCCTGAGCGAGGAGAGGCGGCAGGGGTGGAGGTCCCCACAGGGATCCCGCAGAGCGAGGCGGCCCTGGAGGCACTGCAGGACTGCATTAAGAAGGTGCGTGAGGGGCCGCCGTCACTCACCACCGTGTGCTTCTATGCCTTCCAGCACACAGAGCAGCTACTGAACACGGCAGAGGTGTCGGCTGACAGCAAGCTGCTGGCCGCCGGGTTCGACAGCTCGGCCGTCAAGCTATGGAGTCTTAGGGCCAGGAAACTGAAGGCCAGGCCACACCGGACCGACGTGTCACACATCCGCCTAGCATGTGACGTCCTggaagaggag GCAGATGAAGGGGACGGCTCAGGCAGCGAGATCAAGACCCTGCGTGGCCACAGCGGTCCGGTGTTCCGCACAGCCTTCCTGACAGACAGCTCGGGCCTGCTGTCCTGCTCGGAGGACACGTCCATTCGCTACTGGGACCTGGGCAGCTTCACCAACACGGCCCTCTACCAGGGTCACGCCTACCCCGTCTGGGACGTGGACGTCAGCCCCTGCAGCCTCTACTTTGCCAGCGGCTCCCACGACCGCACTGCCCGCCTCTGGACTTTCTCCAGGACCTACCCTCTGAGGCTCTACGCCGGCCACCTAGCGGACGTGGACTGCGTCAAGTTCCACCCCAACTCAAACTACCTGGCCACAGGCTCAACGGATAAAACTGTTCGCCTCTGGAGTACCCAGCAGGGGGCGTCAGTGCGCCTGTTCACAGGCCACCGCGGCCCCGTGTTGTCCGTAGCCTTCGCGCCCAATGGGAAGTACCTGGCATCGGCGGGCGAGGACCAACGGGTGAAGCTGTGGGACCTGGCCTCAGGGGCTCTGGTCAAGGACCTGAGGGgccacacagacagtgtcaccagcctGTCGTTCAGCCCCGACAGCAGCCTGGTGGCCTCCTCTTCCATGGACAACTCAGTCAGGGTGTGGGACATCCGAAACTCCCACAGCACAACCCATGCGGATGGCTCGTCCAGCGAGCTGGTGGGGGTCTACACAGGCAACACCAGCAACGTGCTCAACGTCCAGTTCATGGCCTGTAACTTGCTCCTGGTGACGGGAACAGCGCAGGAGAAACATGGACAGTAg
- the LOC118374405 gene encoding TAF5-like RNA polymerase II p300/CBP-associated factor-associated factor 65 kDa subunit 5L isoform X2 has product MKRVRTEQIQYTVAQYLKRRQYVDTESSLKGTKLSQSAEEMAANLTVQTESGCANIVSAAPCQADPQQYETQFSRLRNFLSAVLPWGQEVSGVLYPLFVYLHLDMVRCSLKGAVDGFYSRFHSLFLGDAEQRSTVEQLRHVLTQQDVTANPKLLALLDHKYVVNLTEPAYSYLLRYLQSEDNSTLCRALSTHIQVEVTSSPRTDYQLYGTTGAGATGATTTAPNSTSSWSGADGPERGEAAGVEVPTGIPQSEAALEALQDCIKKVREGPPSLTTVCFYAFQHTEQLLNTAEVSADSKLLAAGFDSSAVKLWSLRARKLKARPHRTDVSHIRLACDVLEEEADEGDGSGSEIKTLRGHSGPVFRTAFLTDSSGLLSCSEDTSIRYWDLGSFTNTALYQGHAYPVWDVDVSPCSLYFASGSHDRTARLWTFSRTYPLRLYAGHLADVDCVKFHPNSNYLATGSTDKTVRLWSTQQGASVRLFTGHRGPVLSVAFAPNGKYLASAGEDQRVKLWDLASGALVKDLRGHTDSVTSLSFSPDSSLVASSSMDNSVRVWDIRNSHSTTHADGSSSELVGVYTGNTSNVLNVQFMACNLLLVTGTAQEKHGQ; this is encoded by the exons ATGAAGCGGGTACGCACGGAGCAGATCCAGTACACTGTAGCTCAGTACCTGAAGCGGAGGCAGTATGTGGACACTGAAAGTTCCCTGAAGGGGACTAAACTGTCCCAGTCCGCAGAGGAGATGGCTGCCAACCTCACAG TGCAGACAGAGTCGGGGTGTGCAAACATTGTCTCTGCTGCGCCTTGCCAAGCTGACCCTCAACAGTACGAGACCCAATTTTCCAGACTTCGCAATTTTCTTTCAG CGGTGTTGCCATGGGGCCAGGAGGTGAGCGGCGTCCTGTACCCACTCTTCGTTTACCTCCACCTGGACATGGTACGCTGCAGCCTGAAGGGGGCGGTGGATGGCTTCTACAGCCGCTTCCACAGCCTCTTCCTGGGGGACGCCGAGCAGCGCTCCACCGTGGAGCAGCTTCGCCATGTCCTCACCCAGCAGGATGTCACCGCCAACCCCAAGCTCCTGGCCTTACTCGACCACAAGTACGTGGTGAACCTGACGGAGCCTGCCTACAGTTACCTGTTACGCTACCTGCAGAGCGAAGACAACAGTACCCTCTGCAGGGCCCTCAGCACCCACATCCAGGTAGAGGTCACCTCCTCACCACGCACCGACTACCAGCTGTACGGGACGACGGGTGCGGGAGCTACCGGGGCCACCACCACGGCCCCCAACTCTACCTCCTCGTGGTCGGGTGCGGATGGCCCTGAGCGAGGAGAGGCGGCAGGGGTGGAGGTCCCCACAGGGATCCCGCAGAGCGAGGCGGCCCTGGAGGCACTGCAGGACTGCATTAAGAAGGTGCGTGAGGGGCCGCCGTCACTCACCACCGTGTGCTTCTATGCCTTCCAGCACACAGAGCAGCTACTGAACACGGCAGAGGTGTCGGCTGACAGCAAGCTGCTGGCCGCCGGGTTCGACAGCTCGGCCGTCAAGCTATGGAGTCTTAGGGCCAGGAAACTGAAGGCCAGGCCACACCGGACCGACGTGTCACACATCCGCCTAGCATGTGACGTCCTggaagaggag GCAGATGAAGGGGACGGCTCAGGCAGCGAGATCAAGACCCTGCGTGGCCACAGCGGTCCGGTGTTCCGCACAGCCTTCCTGACAGACAGCTCGGGCCTGCTGTCCTGCTCGGAGGACACGTCCATTCGCTACTGGGACCTGGGCAGCTTCACCAACACGGCCCTCTACCAGGGTCACGCCTACCCCGTCTGGGACGTGGACGTCAGCCCCTGCAGCCTCTACTTTGCCAGCGGCTCCCACGACCGCACTGCCCGCCTCTGGACTTTCTCCAGGACCTACCCTCTGAGGCTCTACGCCGGCCACCTAGCGGACGTGGACTGCGTCAAGTTCCACCCCAACTCAAACTACCTGGCCACAGGCTCAACGGATAAAACTGTTCGCCTCTGGAGTACCCAGCAGGGGGCGTCAGTGCGCCTGTTCACAGGCCACCGCGGCCCCGTGTTGTCCGTAGCCTTCGCGCCCAATGGGAAGTACCTGGCATCGGCGGGCGAGGACCAACGGGTGAAGCTGTGGGACCTGGCCTCAGGGGCTCTGGTCAAGGACCTGAGGGgccacacagacagtgtcaccagcctGTCGTTCAGCCCCGACAGCAGCCTGGTGGCCTCCTCTTCCATGGACAACTCAGTCAGGGTGTGGGACATCCGAAACTCCCACAGCACAACCCATGCGGATGGCTCGTCCAGCGAGCTGGTGGGGGTCTACACAGGCAACACCAGCAACGTGCTCAACGTCCAGTTCATGGCCTGTAACTTGCTCCTGGTGACGGGAACAGCGCAGGAGAAACATGGACAGTAg
- the LOC118374404 gene encoding calpain-9-like — protein MPAKSISTQADGKTFEQLRQECLQKKKLFEDPDFPACDSSLYYSQSVPINFEWKRPGELCENPEFIVGGADRTDICQGALGDCWLLAAIASLTLHKETLARVVPNDQGFDRSYAGIFHFQFWQHNRWLDVVVDDRLPAVRNRLVLLHSASNNEFWSALLEKAYAKLNGSYESLKGGSTLEAMEDFTGGVGETYETKSAPTDLFNIMKKAYERGSMMGCSIDITSSAESEAQTASGLVKGHAYSITGLEEVNYRGKRVKLIRIRNPWGQVEWNGAWSDESREWNVIDSSEKKRILQNAMDDGEFWMEFEDFKANYDKIEICNLTPDSLTDETKRKWEVNMFEGNWIRGSTAGGCRNFIDTFWTNPQFKLTLLHADDNNDKCSVVIALMQKNRRALRKEGLDLQTIGFALYEAPADEDHLGKDFFRYNGSKARSKTYINVREISERFTLPPGNYLLVPTTFQPHDEADFIIRIFSEKAAGTMEMGNTVDADLPDPPMPSLPEEETDEEKGLRRMFEKIAGSDQAISATELQQVLNGVLSRRREIKFDGLSLNTCHSIINLMDVDNSGQLEFQEFKVFWEKMKKWIMLFISYDTDRSGKMSSYELRIALKAAGMHLNTKLLQLLGLRFADENYDIDFDDYLTCIIRLENMFRVFQALDKGQTGQVNMNILQFLLLSMNV, from the exons ATGCCCGCCAAGTCGATCAGCACCCAAGCGGATGGGAAGACGTTTGAGCAGCTGAGGCAGGAGTGTCTACAGAAGAAGAAACTGTTTGAGGACCCAGACTTCCCTGCCTGCGACTCATCTCTCTACTACAGCCAGAGTGTGCCCATCAACTTTGAATGGAAGAGGCCTGGG GAACTTTGCGAGAATCCCGAATTCATAGTTGGTGGGGCTGACAGGACAGACATATGTCAAGGAGCACTAG GGGACTGCTGGCTCCTGGCAGCCATTGCCTCTCTGACCCTCCATAAGGAGACCCTGGCCAGAGTGGTGCCCAACGACCAGGGCTTTGACCGCAGCTACGCTGGCATCTTCCACTTCCAG TTCTGGCAGCACAACAGATGGCTGGACGTGGTGGTGGATGACCGACTGCCTGCTGTGAGGAACCGCCTGGTGCTGCTCCACTCTGCCTCCAACAACGAGTTTTGGAGCGCACTGCTGGAGAAGGCCTATGCCAA GTTGAACGGGAGCTATGAGTCCCTGAAGGGAGGCTCTACCCTGGAGGCCATGGAGGACTTCACCGGCGGCGTGGGGGAGACGTACGAGACCAAAAGTGCTCCAACTGACCTGTTCAACATCATGAAGAAGGCCTACGAAAGAGGCTCAATGATGGGCTGCTCTATCGAC ATCACCAGCTCTGCTGAGTCAGAGGCCCAGACAGCTTCAGGACTGGTGAAGGGACACGCCTACTCCATCACAGGCCTTGAGGAGGTTAACTACAGAGGGAAAAGGGTCAAACTGATCCGGATCAGGAACCCTTGGGGACAAGTGGAATGGAACGGTGCCTGGAGTGATGA GTCCAGGGAGTGGAATGTGATCGACAGTTCTGAGAAGAAACGCATTCTTCAGAACGCCATGGATGATGGTGAATTCTG GATGGAGTTTGAGGACTTCAAGGCCAATTACGACAAGATAGAGATCTGCAACCTGACGCCGGACTCTCTGACGGACGAAACCAAGAGGAAGTGGGAGGTGAACATGTTCGAGGGCAACTGGATCCGTGGCTCCACCGCAGGCGGCTGCAGGAACTTCATAG ATACATTTTGGACCAACCCTCAGTTCAAGCTGACCCTGCTGCATGCTGACGATAATAATGATAAGTGCAGCGTGGTCATCGCTCTGATGCAGAAGAACCGCCGTGCGCTGAGGAAAGAGGGACTGGACCTGCAAACCATCGGCTTTGCTCTTTACGAG gcCCCTGCAGATGAGGACCATCTGGGGAAAGACTTCTTCCGGTACAATGGGTCCAAGGCTCGCAGTAAGACCTACATCAACGTGAGGGAGATCTCCGAGCGCTTCACCTTGCCCCCAGGGAACTACCTGCTGGTGCCCACCACCTTCCAGCCCCATGACGAGGCAGACTTCATCATACGCATCTTCTCTGAGAAGGCAGCTGGAACCAT GGAGATGGGAAACACAGTAGATGCTGATTTGCCCGAT CCCCCAATGCCCAGTCTACCAGAGGAGGAGACGGATGAGGAGAAGGGACTGAGGAGAATGTTTGAAAAGATTGCTGGTTCG GACCAGGCCATCTCTGCCACGGAGCTTCAGCAGGTGTTGAATGGAGTACTTAGCAGGA gGAGAGAGATCAAGTTTGACGGTCTGAGTCTCAACACCTGCCACAGCATCATCAACCTGATGGAT GTTGACAATTCAGGGCAGCTTGAGTTCCAGGAGTTCAAGGTCTTCTGGGAAAAGATGAAGAAATGGATT ATGCTCTTCATTTCTTATGACACAGACCGGTCAGGGAAGATGTCCTCCTATGAGCTCCGCATAGCTCTCAAAGCAGCAG GCATGCATCTGAACACCAAGCTCCTCCAGCTGCTTGGCTTGAGGTTCGCTGATGAGAACTACGATATCGACTTTGATGACTACCTCACCTGCATCATCCGCCTGGAAAATATGTTCA GGGTGTTCCAAGCATTGGACAAAGGCCAGACAGGCCAGGTCAACATGAACATACTGCAG TTCCTCCTTCTTTCCATGAATGTCTGA
- the LOC118374389 gene encoding protein LTV1 homolog isoform X1: MPNKRKKAFIDKKKAVTFHLVHRSQRDPLAADEKAPQHVLLPAQKVEVEKRQEEQREFGVFFDDDYNYLQHLRETARPVEWASSGKSQRGKRTHELQDGDDEEDEDEEEEEEKVTPQTVSFNLPSSVFASEFEEEVGMLNKAAPISGPRLDMDPDIVAALDEDFDFDDPDNMLDDDFILKANDVNGAVGVGDDDEEWEDTEEEESDSEGDVASGDEDGEGRPREFMFMDEETKTRFTEYSMTSSVMRRNEQLTLLDDRFEKFFEQFDEDEIGALDNAELEGHIEPDSARLEEVIKDYFKQKELDFQRPDALGPKELPVVREEEEDEDEEEQEMETIVLTAPAEKWDCETIISTYSNLYNHPKIIKDPPKAKPIRVSTRTGIPLDVLPGRGLTAKQAERMERINDSDLPRVATQHRPREENKEERKARKRAIKEERRERRTEKKANKEAFKQEKVYQEKQMLNLRSNVQGLKLS; encoded by the exons ATG CCTAATAAAAGGAAGAAGGCATTTATTGACAAGAAGAAAGCGGTGACCTTCCACCTGGTCCACAGAAGTCAGAGGGACCCCCTCGCTGCTGACGAGAAAGCACCGCAGCATGTCCTCCTACCCGCACAAAAG gtggaggtggagaagcGGCAAGAGGAGCAGAGGGAGTTTGGGGTGTTTTTCGACGATGACTACAACTATCTGCAGCACCTGAGAGAAACGGCTCGGCCTGTAGAGTGGGCTTCATCTGGCAAATCACAGAGAGGCAAACGTACCCATGAACTCCAGGATGGGGATGACGAGGaagatgaggatgaggaggaggaggaggaaaaggttaCTCCT CAGACCGTCTCCTTCAACTTGCCCTCCTCTGTGTTTGCGTCAGAGTTTGAGGAGGAGGTGGGAATGTTGAACAAAGCTGCCCCCATCTCAG GACCCAGGCTGGACATGGACCCAGACATCGTAGCTGCTCTCGATGAGGACTTTGACTTTGAcgacccagacaacatgctggaTGACGATTTCATTTTGAAGGCCAACGATGTCAATGGAGCTGTTGGCGTGGG TGACGATGATGAAGAGTGGGAGGatacagaggaagaagagagcgACTCTGAGGGGGACGTTGCCTCTGGTGATGAGGATGGCGAGGGGCGCCCCAGGGAGTTCATGTTCATGGACGAGGAGACGAAAACTCGCTTCACAGAATACTCCATGACCTCGTCAGTCATGAGGAGGAACGAACAGCTCACACTGCTGGACGACCGCTTTGAGAAG TTTTTCGAGCAGTTTGACGAGGATGAGATTGGGGCCCTGGACAACGCTGAGCTGGAAGGGCATATCGAGCCAGACAGTGCTCGCCTGGAGGAGGTCATCAAAGACTACTTCAAGCAGAAGGAGTTAGA CTTCCAGAGGCCTGACGCCCTGGGTCCTAAAGAGCTGCcagtggtgagggaggaggaggaagatgaggacgAAGAGGAACAGGAGATGGAGACCATTGTCCTGACGGCACCAGCAGAGAAGTGGGACTGTGAAACCATTATCA GTACCTATTCGAATTTGTATAACCATCCAAAAATCATCAAAGATCCACCAAAG GCCAAGCCCATCCGAGTATCCACCAGGACAGGCATTCCTCTGGACGTCCTTCCCGGGAGGGGCCTGACAGCCAAGCAGGCTGAGCGCATGGAGCGTATCAACGACTCAGACCTGCCCCGCGTCGCCACACAGCACCGGCCTCGCGAGGAGAACAAGGAGGAGCGGAAAGCCAGGAAACGGGCCATCAAAGAGGAGCGCAGG GAGCGAAGAACAGAAAAGAAGGCCAACAAAGAGGCGTTCAAACAGGAAAAGGTCTATCAAGAGAAACAAATGTTGAACCTGCGTTCCAATGTCCAGGGTCTAAAGCTGTCTTAG
- the LOC118374389 gene encoding protein LTV1 homolog isoform X2 gives MPNKRKKAFIDKKKAVTFHLVHRSQRDPLAADEKAPQHVLLPAQKVEVEKRQEEQREFGVFFDDDYNYLQHLRETARPVEWASSGKSQRGKRTHELQDGDDEEDEDEEEEEEKVTPTVSFNLPSSVFASEFEEEVGMLNKAAPISGPRLDMDPDIVAALDEDFDFDDPDNMLDDDFILKANDVNGAVGVGDDDEEWEDTEEEESDSEGDVASGDEDGEGRPREFMFMDEETKTRFTEYSMTSSVMRRNEQLTLLDDRFEKFFEQFDEDEIGALDNAELEGHIEPDSARLEEVIKDYFKQKELDFQRPDALGPKELPVVREEEEDEDEEEQEMETIVLTAPAEKWDCETIISTYSNLYNHPKIIKDPPKAKPIRVSTRTGIPLDVLPGRGLTAKQAERMERINDSDLPRVATQHRPREENKEERKARKRAIKEERRERRTEKKANKEAFKQEKVYQEKQMLNLRSNVQGLKLS, from the exons ATG CCTAATAAAAGGAAGAAGGCATTTATTGACAAGAAGAAAGCGGTGACCTTCCACCTGGTCCACAGAAGTCAGAGGGACCCCCTCGCTGCTGACGAGAAAGCACCGCAGCATGTCCTCCTACCCGCACAAAAG gtggaggtggagaagcGGCAAGAGGAGCAGAGGGAGTTTGGGGTGTTTTTCGACGATGACTACAACTATCTGCAGCACCTGAGAGAAACGGCTCGGCCTGTAGAGTGGGCTTCATCTGGCAAATCACAGAGAGGCAAACGTACCCATGAACTCCAGGATGGGGATGACGAGGaagatgaggatgaggaggaggaggaggaaaaggttaCTCCT ACCGTCTCCTTCAACTTGCCCTCCTCTGTGTTTGCGTCAGAGTTTGAGGAGGAGGTGGGAATGTTGAACAAAGCTGCCCCCATCTCAG GACCCAGGCTGGACATGGACCCAGACATCGTAGCTGCTCTCGATGAGGACTTTGACTTTGAcgacccagacaacatgctggaTGACGATTTCATTTTGAAGGCCAACGATGTCAATGGAGCTGTTGGCGTGGG TGACGATGATGAAGAGTGGGAGGatacagaggaagaagagagcgACTCTGAGGGGGACGTTGCCTCTGGTGATGAGGATGGCGAGGGGCGCCCCAGGGAGTTCATGTTCATGGACGAGGAGACGAAAACTCGCTTCACAGAATACTCCATGACCTCGTCAGTCATGAGGAGGAACGAACAGCTCACACTGCTGGACGACCGCTTTGAGAAG TTTTTCGAGCAGTTTGACGAGGATGAGATTGGGGCCCTGGACAACGCTGAGCTGGAAGGGCATATCGAGCCAGACAGTGCTCGCCTGGAGGAGGTCATCAAAGACTACTTCAAGCAGAAGGAGTTAGA CTTCCAGAGGCCTGACGCCCTGGGTCCTAAAGAGCTGCcagtggtgagggaggaggaggaagatgaggacgAAGAGGAACAGGAGATGGAGACCATTGTCCTGACGGCACCAGCAGAGAAGTGGGACTGTGAAACCATTATCA GTACCTATTCGAATTTGTATAACCATCCAAAAATCATCAAAGATCCACCAAAG GCCAAGCCCATCCGAGTATCCACCAGGACAGGCATTCCTCTGGACGTCCTTCCCGGGAGGGGCCTGACAGCCAAGCAGGCTGAGCGCATGGAGCGTATCAACGACTCAGACCTGCCCCGCGTCGCCACACAGCACCGGCCTCGCGAGGAGAACAAGGAGGAGCGGAAAGCCAGGAAACGGGCCATCAAAGAGGAGCGCAGG GAGCGAAGAACAGAAAAGAAGGCCAACAAAGAGGCGTTCAAACAGGAAAAGGTCTATCAAGAGAAACAAATGTTGAACCTGCGTTCCAATGTCCAGGGTCTAAAGCTGTCTTAG
- the LOC118374391 gene encoding uncharacterized protein LOC118374391, translated as MMLAFCGSLTFLMVLVTAVSTLVPPPENVTVSCNNFQTTVYWNYSELLRQPLFKLKINSDLNFSFPLDSTKQHHYDISPFIWNAKELDRYFVTITASDETEESASLESSIFTLDLTADIKCKYNFSPTLFQQTKNAITIGPICGDEDKTISLKSSLLMLLPLIIIGIVAFVVFVTIRLCKRSMRKRNLSNFPKTLASILSNPHDKNIMQLQCEIIAHISGIEQATTTSQSMLETSEEEEEPTTSVGFSSYLQYPISYGQMGECLFDRRSQWSELLKVTQPCSVLLCGDDDSEESDLRTLEVEDMDSPASGYDRQHIPLLEVEMSAGDVVVRYGCT; from the exons ATGATGTTGGCTTTTTGTGGTTCACTGACATTCCTGATGGTTTTGGTCACAGCGGTTTCCACACTGG TTCCACCTCCAGAAAATGTGACAGTGAGCTGCAACAACTTTCAGACAACTGTTTATTGGAACTACAGTGAACTGCTTCGTCAACCTCTCTTCAAATTGAAAATAAATAGTGATCTCAA CTTTAGTTTTCCACTGGATTCCACTAAACAGCATCATTATGACATCTCTCCCTTCATATGGAATGCTAAAGAATTGGATCGCTACTTTGTGACTATAACGGCCAGTGATGAAACGGAGGAATCGGCATCTCTGGAGTCCTCGATATTCACATTAGACCTTACAGCTGACATCAAGTGTAAGTACAAT ttcagtccgactctctttcaacaaacgaagaacgccattACAATAGGACCCATCTGTGGCGATGAAGACA AAACAATTTCACTGAAATCATCCTTGCTCATGCTTttgccattgatcatcattgGCATTGTGGCCTTTGTAGTCTTTGTGACAATAAGGCTCTGCAAGAGAAGTATGAGGAAAAGAAACTTGTCCAATTTTCCAAAGACTTTG GCTTCAATCCTATCAAACCCACATGACAAGAATATAATGCAACTACAATGCGAGATCATAGCGCACATCAGTGGCATAGAACAAGCTACCACCACATCCCAGAGCATGTTGGAAACTTCCGAAGAGGAGGAGGAACCGACCACTAGCGTTGGATTTTCATCTTACCTTCAATACCCCATTAGTTATGGGCAGATGGGAGAGTGCTTATTTGACAGAAGAAGCCAATGGTCTGAGCTTCTGAAGGTGACACAGCCATGCTCTGTGCTGCTGTGTGGAGATGATGACTCAGAGGAATCAGACTTAAGGACATTGGAGGTGGAGGACATGGATTCCCCAGCCTCTGGCTATGACAGACAACACATTCCTCTACTGGAGGTGGAGATGAGTGCAGGAGATGTAGTGGTGCGCTATGGCTGCACCTGA